From a single Pseudoliparis swirei isolate HS2019 ecotype Mariana Trench chromosome 12, NWPU_hadal_v1, whole genome shotgun sequence genomic region:
- the si:dkey-174m14.3 gene encoding brain-enriched guanylate kinase-associated protein isoform X2: protein MRGKEHRQTMKKIYIGKTALKVPRNGGKHPKKSSLLEQKEDLRKRLSFTTHKLELLQSEFDSTRQYLETELRRAQEELDKFTDKLRRIQSSYTALQRINQDLEEKIQRNTQHHDDEKRALSREIIVLNNHLLEAKLTIEKLQEDNDMYRKDCNLAAQLLQCNKSLYRAQLSELPADFQERLTMHLEESPLCHAYADSVPASLIGKALETPGEACSQACSQASRSPSPQTQDHAFILESLGPGERLGLRAAYRSDLYSSDTALYCPDDRHRERRPSMDLHGQRKLVYGPQISTDSNPEEGLLGLRAGFSQEHFAKFPATLRAGSSSYSSFSGGGSEEKANGPPSSAASSPHHHSLYMEWRDAGDYERKSDSSWERDSPRGFANAPPFQQTELSHHQNGSSPVYSRTMSSCFSEPYEPLPPSSSPSVAYGDSRRGSTFAPEEEELIGRWRQLSVEDLSAQAYRSPGRASPYSFSEQHFSVRPSKIRLGPLYSSFQEGADGYHHGGGVMDSVWGAASTSPECSPGLLQAHSQAHLYRAEESHGSQHSLYHSGSSKDREGNAAAGGQSAEYVDPSPNSSAESLNQRALEMTAEQQHYQVDMHSLPPQGSQSPPPAPPPPPPPYNQTFASLGLSRKDSLTKAQLYGTLLN from the exons ATGAGAGGGAAGGAACACAGACAAACCATGAAAAAGATTTACATTGGCAAAACTGCCTTAAAAGTCCCCCGAAATGGCGGCAAACATCCGAAAAAGAG ctcACTGCTGGAGCAGAAGGAGGATTTACGGAAGAGGCTCTCCTTCACGACACACaagctggagctgctgcagagcGAGTTTGACTCCACGCGTCAGTACCTGGAGACGGAGCTGCGGCGGgcacaggaggagctggacaagttCACGGATAAACTGCGCAG AATACAAAGCAGCTACACAGCACTGCAGAGGATCAACCAAGATCTGGAGGAAAAGATCCAAAGAAAt ACTCAGCACCACGACGATGAGAAGCGAGCGCTGAGCAGAGAGATCATCGTCCTCAACAACCATCTGCTGGAGGCCAAGCTCACCATCGAGAAGCTACAAGAAGACAAT GACATGTACAGGAAGGACTGTAACTTGGCTGCTCAGCTTCTCCAGTGCAACAAGTCTCTCTACAGGGCGCAGCTCTCTGAG CTGCCGGCTGATTTTCAAGAGCGCCTGACCATGCACTTGGAGGAGTCTCCTCTCTGCCACGCCTACGCCGACTCTGTCCCGGCCTCTCTCATTGGCAAAGCGCTCGAGACGCCAGGTGAGGCCTGCAGCCAGGCCTGCAGCCAGGCCTCCCGCTCCCCCAGCCCCCAAACCCAGGACCATGCTTTTATCTTGGAGAGCTTGGGACCGGGAGAGCGTCTGGGTCTCCGAGCGGCCTACAGATCCGACCTGTACAGTAGCGACACGGCGCTGTACTGCCCCGATGACCGGCACCGTGAGCGGAGGCCCAGCATGGATCTCCACGGTCAGAGGAAGCTTGTCTACGGGCCCCAAATTTCGACCGACAGCAACCCAGAGGAGGGCTTGTTGGGCCTGAGGGCCGGCTTCTCCCAGGAGCACTTTGCTAAGTTCCCTGCCACGCTGCGTGCGGGCTCCAGCTCCTACTCCAGCTTCAGTGGAGGCGGGTCCGAGGAAAAAGCCAACGGTCCGCCCAGCAGTGCAGCTTCCTCCCCGCACCACCATTCCCTCTACATGGAGTGGAGAGACGCAGGCGACTACGAGAGAAAGAGCGACTCGTCCTGGGAGAGGGACAGTCCAAGAGGCTTTGCCAACGCACCTCCTTTCCAGCAGACGGAGCTGAGCCACCACCAGAACGGCAGCTCGCCCGTCTACAGCCGCACCATGTCCTCCTGTTTCAGCGAGCCGTACGAgccgctccctccctcttcatccCCAAGCGTTGCCTATGGAGACAGTCGTCGAGGCAGCACATTTgcccccgaggaggaggagctgattggTCGATGGCGACAACTCAGTGTGGAGGACTTAAGTGCCCAAGCCTACCGCAGCCCAGGCCGGGCTTCCCCTTATAGCTTCTCCGAGCAGCACTTCTCCGTCCGGCCTTCCAAGATCCGACTCGGCCCGCTCTACAGCAGCTTCCAGGAGGGGGCTGACGGTTACCATCATGGAGGGGGTGTCATGGACTCGGTGTGGGGAGCCGCCAGCACCAGCCCCGAATGCAGCCCAGGGCTGCTGCAGGCTCACAGCCAAGCCCACCTGTACCGAGCAGAGGAAAGCCACGGGTCGCAGCACAGCCTCTACCACTCGGGGAGCTCCAAAGACAGGGAGGGTAACGCGGCGGCCGGCGGCCAGAGCGCGGAGTACGTCGACCCCAGCCCCAACAGCTCCGCCGAGTCTCTGAACCAGAGGGCCCTGGAGATGACCGCAGAACAGCAGCACTACCAAGTGGACATGCACAGCCTGCCTCCACAGGGGAGCCAGTCGCCACCAccagccccacccccccctcctcctccgtacAACCAAACATTTGCCTCCTTGGGACTTTCCAGGAAGGACAGTCTGACCAAGGCCCAGCTTTATGGAACACTTCTAAACTGA
- the rdh14b gene encoding retinol dehydrogenase 14b — protein sequence MAAAVIVAAVVGGGVLLLVRRLFPRQKAAQLLRYPADMMRGKTVIVTGANCGIGKALAGELLKLRARVIMACRDQRSAEEAAKDIQRLAGPEQGELVVKHLDLASLGSVRTFCEEILQEESRIDVLINNAGLYQCPYSKTEDGFEMQLGVNHLGHFLLTHLLLDRLKTSAPSRIVVVSSKLYKHGHINFDDLNSESKYDKAFCYSQSKLANLLFTLELARQLEGTGVTVNALTPGIVRTSLGRHVQIPLLAKPLFHLASLIFFKSPLEGAQTPLYLACSPEVEGVSGKCFANCEEEELMAKATDDQAAKKLWDLSSALVGLAH from the exons ATGGCCGCTGCGGTGATCGTCGCTGCTGTTGTCGGCGGCGGTGTTCTTCTCCTCGTGCGCCGTTTGTTCCCGCGACAGAAAGCTGCACAGCTTCTCCGGTATCCAGCCGATATGATGCGAGGGAAGACGGTCATCGTGACCGGGGCGAACTGCGGGATCGGGAAGGCCCTGGCCGGGGAGCTGCTGAAGCTCCGTGCCCGGGTCATCATGGCCTGTCGGGACCAGCGGAGCGCCGAGGAGGCGGCGAAGGACATCCAGAGACTCGCGGGACCAGAGCAGGGGGAGCTGGTCGTCAAACACCTGGACCTCGCTTCTCTTGGATCAGTCCGGACCTTCTGTGAGGAAATTCTACAG GAGGAATCCAGGATTGACGTGCTCATCAACAATGCAGGGCTCTACCAGTGTCCCTACTCAAAGACAGAGGATGGTTTTGAGATGCAGCTCGGCGTGAATCACCTGGGTCACTTCCTCCTCACGCACCTCCTGCTGGACCGCCTGAAGACCTCGGCTCCCAGCCGCATCGTTGTGGTTTCCTCGAAGCTCTACAAGCACGGCCACATCAACTTCGATGACCTGAATAGTGAAAGTAAATACGACAAGGCCTTCTGCTACAGTCAGAGTAAGTTGGCCAACTTGCTGTTCACGCTCGAATTGGCTCGCCAGCTGGAGGGCACGGGGGTCACGGTCAACGCGCTCACCCCGGGCATCGTGAGGACCAGCCTGGGAAGGCATGTTCAAATCCCTCTCCTGGCAAAGCCGCTGTTCCACCTCGCCTCGCTGATCTTTTTTAAGAGTCCACTGGAGGGGGCCCAGACTCCTCTCTATCTGGCCTGCTCCCCTGAGGTGGAGGGAGTGTCGGGGAAGTGTTTCGCTaactgtgaggaggaggagctgatggcCAAAGCCACGGACGACCAGGCAGCCAAGAAGCTGTGGGACCTGAGCAGCGCGCTGGTTGGACTCGCTCACTGA